One stretch of Halobaculum marinum DNA includes these proteins:
- the hmgB gene encoding hydroxymethylglutaryl-CoA synthase — protein sequence MTAVGIDAIEIWTGKLQLDLPETFAPAKGEDPEKYTKGLGLETSSFPDAYEDIVTMGANAAKRLMDREGLAPDDIGRIDVATESAFDNSKPVSTYIAGCLEQVYEGDFHHANKGERKFACVAGTQSIDDAYNWIKAGRHRGRSALVIATDTALYARGDPGEATQGAGAVAMLISEDPSIVELSTEQGYGSADETDFLKPNQQFPSVDGKRSMQVYLARMREALEDFESVAWDTHPEDFAYIPYHTPFPGMVRKAGLLGYRHMIRDTEIEDALEGRIGRQPREDDFDSWEEYEEAIRGYMDDLKGTEEYQSWYADTIDPTLNISRQVGNWYTGSVHIARASALRHAAENDVDLAGQKLLVASYGSGAQAEIHAETVADGWREQIEALNIDDQMERRYDLSYDEYEKVHDRHNHDMDVELEEFTQPEGEFVFTGWGRMSERKYDYVE from the coding sequence ATGACAGCAGTCGGCATCGACGCGATCGAGATCTGGACCGGGAAGCTCCAACTGGACCTCCCGGAGACGTTCGCGCCGGCCAAGGGTGAGGACCCCGAGAAGTACACGAAGGGGCTCGGGTTGGAGACGTCCTCGTTCCCGGACGCGTACGAGGACATCGTCACGATGGGCGCCAACGCCGCCAAGCGCCTGATGGACCGCGAGGGGCTCGCGCCCGACGACATCGGTCGTATCGACGTGGCGACCGAGTCGGCGTTCGACAACTCCAAGCCCGTCTCGACGTACATCGCCGGCTGCCTCGAACAGGTGTACGAGGGCGACTTCCACCACGCGAACAAAGGCGAGCGGAAGTTCGCGTGCGTCGCCGGGACGCAGTCGATCGACGACGCGTACAACTGGATCAAGGCGGGGCGCCACCGCGGTCGCTCGGCGCTGGTCATCGCGACCGACACCGCCCTGTACGCCCGCGGCGACCCCGGTGAGGCGACGCAGGGCGCCGGCGCCGTGGCGATGCTCATCTCCGAGGACCCCTCGATCGTCGAACTGTCGACCGAGCAGGGGTACGGCAGCGCCGACGAGACGGACTTCCTCAAGCCGAACCAGCAGTTCCCCAGCGTCGACGGCAAGCGCTCGATGCAGGTGTACCTCGCGCGGATGCGCGAGGCGCTGGAGGACTTCGAGTCCGTCGCGTGGGACACCCACCCCGAGGACTTCGCGTACATCCCGTACCACACGCCCTTCCCCGGAATGGTTCGCAAGGCGGGCCTGCTCGGCTACCGGCACATGATCCGCGACACCGAGATCGAAGACGCGCTGGAGGGGCGTATCGGGCGCCAACCCCGAGAGGACGACTTCGACTCCTGGGAGGAGTACGAGGAGGCCATCCGCGGGTACATGGACGACCTGAAGGGGACCGAGGAGTACCAGTCGTGGTACGCCGACACCATCGACCCGACGCTGAACATCTCTCGGCAGGTCGGTAACTGGTACACCGGCTCCGTCCACATCGCACGCGCCTCTGCGCTGCGTCACGCCGCGGAGAACGACGTCGACCTAGCGGGCCAGAAGCTGCTCGTCGCCTCCTACGGCTCGGGTGCGCAGGCGGAGATTCACGCCGAGACGGTCGCCGACGGCTGGCGCGAGCAGATCGAGGCGCTCAACATCGACGACCAGATGGAGCGCCGCTACGACCTCTCGTACGACGAGTACGAGAAGGTCCACGACCGCCACAACCACGACATGGACGTCGAACTGGAGGAGTTCACCCAGCCCGAGGGTGAGTTCGTGTTCACCGGCTGGGGCCGCATGAGCGAGCGCAAGTACGACTACGTCGAGTAA
- a CDS encoding thioredoxin family protein, whose translation MSDSAPTADDAPATPKPRDVDAHEFPETLRDAVAESDLVLVDFYTDGCSICQSIEPVLGGVARNADVPILLVNPRDDPPLVSEHTIRSVPTLALFEAGADGEPVEVDRLAEGFVGADQLVEFVESNR comes from the coding sequence ATGAGCGACTCCGCTCCCACAGCAGACGACGCGCCAGCGACTCCGAAGCCGCGCGACGTCGACGCACACGAGTTCCCCGAGACGCTTCGCGACGCCGTCGCCGAGTCGGACCTCGTCCTCGTCGACTTCTACACCGACGGCTGTTCGATCTGTCAGAGCATCGAGCCCGTCTTGGGCGGCGTCGCGCGCAACGCCGACGTGCCGATCCTGCTGGTGAACCCCCGCGACGACCCGCCGCTGGTCAGCGAGCACACGATCCGCTCGGTCCCGACGCTGGCGCTGTTCGAGGCTGGTGCCGACGGTGAGCCTGTCGAGGTCGACCGACTCGCGGAGGGGTTCGTCGGCGCCGACCAACTCGTCGAGTTCGTCGAGTCGAACCGCTGA
- a CDS encoding helix-turn-helix domain-containing protein: MTVGEEPGETRAQLARRIAGEITLSDDPGATLRKWRTDFDVSQTDLAGRMGVSSSVISDYESGRRESPGIGLVSRVVEALLDIDEARGGARIRQFARVVSAGFESDIVRDIREYPTAIPTERVYEALGATEITPGDRDTVNGHTVINSIEAITSLSSEEFYRLYGQSTDRALVFTGVTRGESPLVALRVVTPTPNAVILHGLDEEALWDHAAALAQVDGFSLAVSTAPLEPALEELRTL, translated from the coding sequence ATGACCGTGGGCGAGGAACCGGGAGAGACGCGCGCACAGCTCGCCCGCCGTATCGCCGGGGAGATCACCCTCTCAGACGACCCCGGCGCGACCTTACGCAAGTGGCGGACGGACTTCGACGTCTCCCAGACGGACCTGGCCGGGCGGATGGGCGTCTCCTCGTCTGTGATCTCCGACTACGAGAGCGGGCGCCGCGAGTCTCCGGGGATCGGCCTCGTCTCACGCGTCGTCGAGGCGCTGCTCGACATCGACGAGGCGCGCGGCGGCGCGCGCATCCGGCAGTTCGCACGCGTCGTCTCGGCGGGGTTCGAGTCCGATATCGTCCGCGACATCCGCGAGTACCCGACGGCCATCCCGACCGAGCGGGTGTACGAGGCGCTCGGCGCCACCGAGATCACGCCGGGCGACCGCGACACGGTGAACGGCCACACCGTGATCAACTCCATCGAGGCGATCACCTCCCTCTCGTCCGAGGAGTTCTACCGGCTGTACGGCCAGTCGACCGACCGCGCGCTCGTGTTCACGGGCGTCACCCGCGGGGAGTCGCCGCTCGTGGCGCTGCGCGTCGTCACGCCCACGCCGAACGCGGTGATCCTCCACGGACTCGACGAGGAGGCGCTGTGGGACCACGCCGCCGCGCTCGCGCAGGTGGACGGCTTCTCGCTGGCCGTCTCGACGGCACCGTTGGAGCCGGCGCTCGAAGAACTCCGGACGCTGTAG
- a CDS encoding metal-dependent hydrolase codes for MPSTLVHVALAALLAAALLRESAFCRRAVAVVLVAAVLPDLDSFVSPFLAGAHRSLGHNALLPALAVATLVYDTRARDDSWLAARWGEHAPHVAWVALVGFAVAGVGLDYVANGVNLFWPLHDQFYTLNGRAGLSNQRGFFQTFVTLAPEEVRTTETLHYSTGVDPSPGAEPADVERVFPLVWAGWQLLLVATGVGVLAARFARVARE; via the coding sequence GTGCCATCGACGCTCGTCCACGTGGCGCTTGCCGCGCTGTTGGCCGCGGCCCTCCTGCGTGAGTCGGCGTTCTGTCGCCGTGCCGTCGCCGTCGTCCTCGTCGCCGCCGTCCTCCCGGACCTGGACTCGTTCGTCTCGCCGTTCCTCGCCGGGGCGCACCGGTCGCTGGGACACAACGCCCTGCTGCCCGCGTTGGCGGTCGCCACACTCGTCTACGACACGCGGGCCCGTGACGACTCGTGGCTCGCCGCGCGGTGGGGCGAGCACGCTCCCCACGTCGCGTGGGTGGCGCTCGTCGGCTTCGCGGTCGCCGGGGTCGGCCTCGACTACGTCGCCAACGGCGTGAACTTGTTCTGGCCGCTCCACGACCAGTTTTACACGCTCAACGGGCGGGCGGGGCTGTCGAACCAACGCGGCTTCTTCCAGACGTTCGTCACCCTCGCCCCGGAGGAAGTCCGCACGACCGAGACCCTCCACTACTCGACCGGCGTCGACCCGTCTCCGGGAGCCGAACCCGCAGACGTCGAGCGCGTGTTCCCGCTGGTGTGGGCGGGCTGGCAACTCCTGCTCGTGGCGACGGGGGTGGGCGTGCTCGCGGCGCGGTTCGCCCGCGTCGCCCGCGAGTGA
- a CDS encoding GNAT family N-acetyltransferase: protein MDDSTDGAPTVRPYDSSDADALWALKGGFETGLGDGTGGDEKAAKYEAKLTDEYRRRWLAWVGRCVDEQAATVTVAETAGDGDGDDDHDLAGYVFVLPESLSFVWDAAVLNEVYVRPAYRGTGVADALMDAALDTARAQDLPLDRMVLDVDRENDRAKAFYDRYGFEHWGEMVARDL, encoded by the coding sequence ATGGACGACTCGACCGACGGCGCCCCCACGGTTCGGCCGTACGACTCCAGCGACGCAGACGCGCTGTGGGCGTTGAAGGGCGGCTTCGAGACGGGGCTGGGCGACGGCACCGGCGGCGACGAGAAGGCTGCGAAGTACGAGGCGAAGTTGACCGACGAGTACCGCCGGCGGTGGCTCGCGTGGGTCGGTCGCTGCGTCGACGAGCAGGCGGCGACGGTGACGGTGGCGGAGACGGCAGGAGACGGCGACGGCGACGACGACCACGACCTCGCGGGCTACGTGTTCGTGCTCCCGGAGTCGCTGTCGTTCGTCTGGGACGCCGCCGTGTTGAACGAGGTGTACGTCCGCCCCGCGTACCGCGGCACCGGCGTCGCGGACGCCCTCATGGACGCGGCGCTCGATACGGCGCGTGCGCAGGACCTCCCGCTCGACAGAATGGTGCTGGACGTGGACCGCGAGAACGACCGCGCGAAGGCGTTCTACGACCGCTACGGCTTCGAGCACTGGGGCGAGATGGTCGCCCGCGACCTCTGA
- a CDS encoding transporter — translation MGETTDGSGGTVTETERVRGIGERVSLAGGAVAGVGAYLIGYLATYVTQSGAVRDRLAGLNALASLFGGDPVAAWQGVGWYFYNAHFVATVVPSFGGTRTVDLIASADASVGYLYVLPPLALFVAGAAVAFLDGASDPTDGALAALGVVPAYFVLALAGAFLFAYGAGDAGSVHPEYVTAALLAGLVYPVVFGGIGGAVGGVVGGD, via the coding sequence ATGGGAGAGACCACCGACGGGAGCGGCGGCACAGTCACCGAAACCGAGCGTGTGAGGGGGATCGGTGAGCGCGTCTCGCTGGCAGGCGGCGCGGTCGCCGGCGTCGGCGCGTACCTCATCGGCTACCTCGCGACGTACGTGACGCAGTCGGGGGCGGTCCGCGACCGCCTCGCGGGGCTGAACGCCCTCGCCAGTCTGTTCGGCGGCGACCCCGTCGCCGCGTGGCAGGGGGTCGGGTGGTACTTCTACAACGCCCACTTCGTCGCGACGGTCGTGCCGTCGTTCGGCGGCACGCGGACGGTCGATCTGATCGCGAGCGCCGACGCGTCCGTCGGGTACCTGTACGTACTCCCGCCGCTCGCGCTGTTCGTCGCCGGCGCGGCGGTCGCGTTTCTCGACGGTGCGAGCGACCCGACCGACGGCGCGCTCGCGGCGCTCGGTGTCGTCCCGGCGTACTTCGTGCTCGCACTCGCGGGAGCGTTCCTGTTCGCCTACGGCGCCGGCGACGCCGGCAGCGTCCACCCGGAGTACGTCACCGCCGCGCTCCTGGCTGGACTCGTCTACCCGGTCGTCTTCGGTGGCATCGGCGGCGCCGTCGGTGGCGTCGTCGGTGGCGACTGA
- a CDS encoding metal-dependent hydrolase family protein: MLLRNATLVDAAGVRTGDLRVAGERIDDTGDLAARDGESVVDLDGTAVLPGLVDAHVHYSLSGERSVEDVVGMSDAELALVEARNARATLEAGVTGVRVMGARDVDVHVRDRIAAGDIPGPRTVANCRSITATGGHGHHLGREITGADDARKAVREQAKQGADFIKFMVTGGVTTPGSDPGAVALTDAEIHAIIDEAHRRGMHTATHAHGSAGAKAAIEAGVDTVEHGTLLDEEGTEMLVREDVTLVPTLSAPHHIVRNVEAVTEEDHTKTEAVYEQHLDSFRRAVEAGIRVAGGTDAGTPFNMHGGNAAEIQFMAEHAMDPLDAIVAMTETAATAVGLADQGTLEPGTYADLLLVDGDPTDDLTRLNDPSAVVKGGAVVAGGDPQIRRAVGDAAAQD, translated from the coding sequence ATGCTTCTGCGGAACGCGACGCTCGTCGACGCGGCGGGCGTCAGAACCGGCGACCTCCGCGTCGCCGGCGAGCGGATCGACGACACGGGTGACCTCGCCGCCCGCGACGGCGAGTCGGTCGTCGACCTCGACGGGACGGCGGTGCTCCCGGGCTTGGTCGACGCCCACGTGCACTACTCGCTGTCCGGCGAGCGCAGCGTCGAGGACGTGGTGGGCATGAGCGACGCCGAGTTGGCGCTGGTCGAGGCGCGCAACGCCCGCGCCACGCTCGAAGCGGGCGTCACGGGCGTCCGCGTGATGGGTGCACGCGACGTGGATGTTCACGTCCGCGACCGGATCGCTGCCGGCGACATCCCGGGCCCGCGGACGGTCGCGAACTGCCGGTCGATCACCGCGACCGGCGGCCACGGCCACCACCTCGGTCGGGAGATCACCGGCGCCGACGACGCCCGGAAGGCGGTGCGCGAACAGGCGAAACAGGGTGCGGACTTCATCAAGTTCATGGTGACCGGTGGGGTCACGACCCCCGGCAGCGACCCCGGCGCCGTCGCGCTCACGGACGCCGAGATTCACGCCATCATCGACGAGGCACACCGTCGGGGGATGCACACCGCCACCCACGCCCACGGGTCGGCGGGTGCGAAGGCTGCCATCGAGGCCGGCGTCGACACCGTCGAACACGGGACGCTCCTCGACGAGGAGGGCACCGAGATGCTCGTCCGCGAGGACGTGACGCTCGTGCCGACGCTGTCGGCGCCCCACCACATCGTCCGCAACGTGGAGGCCGTGACCGAGGAGGACCACACGAAGACCGAAGCCGTGTACGAACAGCACCTCGACTCGTTCAGGCGGGCGGTCGAGGCGGGCATCCGAGTCGCCGGCGGTACCGACGCCGGCACGCCGTTCAACATGCACGGCGGCAACGCCGCCGAGATTCAGTTCATGGCCGAGCACGCGATGGACCCGCTCGACGCAATCGTCGCGATGACCGAGACGGCGGCGACGGCTGTGGGTCTCGCGGACCAGGGGACGCTCGAACCGGGAACGTACGCGGACCTGCTCCTCGTCGACGGCGACCCCACGGACGACCTCACGCGGTTGAACGACCCGAGCGCCGTGGTGAAGGGCGGTGCGGTCGTCGCCGGCGGCGACCCGCAGATCCGACGCGCGGTCGGGGACGCGGCGGCGCAGGACTGA
- a CDS encoding GNAT family N-acetyltransferase, with protein MFPDRIRTDRLRLDRHDAAVDALAFYEHTGARRSETISEECTGLSWEPHAHPKASADVLDRFREGWEDAESATYAVFPREGEDGAGEFAGNTGVSIDWDRRTATLGIWLRKPFWGRGYSGERARALAALAFERLDLEVVAVDVMPDNDQSIRAIEKYVDSLGGREEGLFRNRVPTEDGVRDVRRYSVSHEEYADAVGTADGVEFVDDVKFTD; from the coding sequence GTGTTCCCCGACCGGATCCGTACCGACCGCCTCAGATTGGACCGCCACGACGCCGCCGTGGACGCGCTCGCCTTCTACGAGCACACCGGAGCGCGGCGCTCGGAGACGATCAGTGAGGAGTGTACGGGGCTCTCGTGGGAGCCGCACGCCCACCCGAAGGCGAGTGCCGACGTGCTCGACCGTTTCCGCGAGGGCTGGGAAGACGCCGAGTCGGCGACGTACGCCGTCTTCCCCCGCGAGGGTGAGGACGGTGCCGGCGAGTTCGCCGGTAACACCGGCGTGTCGATCGATTGGGACCGCCGGACGGCGACGCTCGGCATCTGGCTGCGCAAGCCGTTTTGGGGGCGCGGCTACTCCGGCGAGCGGGCGCGAGCCCTCGCCGCCCTCGCGTTCGAGCGCCTCGACCTCGAGGTCGTTGCCGTGGACGTGATGCCGGACAACGACCAGTCGATTCGCGCCATCGAGAAGTACGTCGACTCACTCGGCGGTCGCGAGGAGGGCCTGTTTCGCAACCGAGTCCCGACCGAGGACGGCGTCCGCGACGTGCGCCGCTACTCGGTGAGTCACGAGGAGTACGCCGACGCAGTGGGTACCGCCGACGGCGTCGAGTTCGTCGACGACGTCAAGTTCACGGACTGA
- a CDS encoding glutathione S-transferase N-terminal domain-containing protein, translated as MSNLVLYELEGCPYCAKVTNKLAELGLEYESITVPRSHDERTEVKEVSGQTGVPVLVDEEHGVDGMAESDDIVAYLEETYGGDAAA; from the coding sequence ATGTCCAACCTCGTCCTCTACGAACTGGAAGGCTGCCCGTACTGCGCGAAGGTGACGAACAAGCTGGCCGAACTCGGGCTCGAGTACGAGTCGATCACGGTGCCGCGCTCGCACGACGAGCGCACCGAGGTGAAGGAGGTGTCCGGCCAGACCGGCGTCCCCGTCCTCGTCGACGAGGAGCACGGCGTCGACGGGATGGCCGAATCCGACGACATCGTCGCGTACCTCGAAGAGACGTACGGCGGCGACGCTGCGGCGTAA
- a CDS encoding transcriptional regulator, translating to MSRKALVGNVTAMLADADFLVSERCAVRPKSFDVAARRGEDLLLVKVLGNVDAFDRETGAEMRRLGEYLSATPMLVGLRTRDEELKPGVVYFRHGVPAIHPDTLYDLVIEEVPPLIYAAPGGLYVNIDGDTVADERKDRGWSLGRLAEELGVSRRTVAKYEDGMNASVEVAVQLEDLFDRPFSDPVRVLEGAGEVRDADPTPEPPEVAPDDEHVYGVLSRAGFAVHPTQRAPFTAVSEDEAEPRVEFTLLTGHSPFTRTAQKRAKLMGSLGRVTGTRAVYFTEGEDEPKRESVDGTAIVTMVELSRADDPERIRELIRERSDEPAEA from the coding sequence ATGTCGCGGAAGGCGCTGGTCGGGAACGTGACCGCCATGCTCGCGGACGCCGACTTCCTGGTCAGCGAACGCTGTGCGGTGCGACCCAAGAGCTTCGACGTCGCCGCCCGACGGGGAGAAGACCTGCTCCTCGTGAAGGTGCTCGGCAACGTCGACGCCTTCGACCGGGAGACGGGTGCCGAGATGCGTCGGCTCGGCGAGTACCTCTCGGCGACACCCATGCTGGTCGGGTTGCGAACGCGCGACGAGGAGCTGAAGCCGGGTGTGGTGTACTTCCGGCACGGCGTCCCGGCGATCCACCCCGACACGCTGTACGACCTGGTCATCGAGGAGGTGCCGCCGCTCATCTACGCGGCCCCCGGCGGCCTGTACGTCAACATCGACGGCGACACCGTCGCCGACGAGCGCAAGGATCGCGGCTGGAGCCTCGGTCGCCTCGCCGAGGAGTTGGGCGTCTCTCGGCGTACCGTCGCGAAGTACGAGGACGGCATGAACGCGTCCGTCGAGGTCGCCGTCCAACTGGAGGATCTGTTCGACCGCCCGTTCTCCGATCCTGTGCGCGTGTTGGAGGGCGCCGGCGAGGTGCGCGACGCGGACCCGACGCCCGAGCCCCCGGAGGTCGCCCCGGACGACGAACACGTGTACGGCGTCCTCTCGCGCGCCGGCTTCGCGGTCCACCCCACCCAGCGCGCGCCGTTCACCGCCGTCAGCGAGGACGAGGCCGAACCGCGCGTCGAGTTCACGCTGCTGACCGGCCACTCGCCGTTCACCCGGACCGCCCAGAAGCGCGCGAAGTTGATGGGCTCGCTCGGGCGCGTCACCGGCACCCGCGCCGTCTACTTCACCGAGGGAGAGGACGAACCGAAGCGGGAATCCGTCGACGGCACCGCCATCGTCACGATGGTCGAGTTGTCGCGGGCGGACGACCCCGAGCGTATCCGCGAGTTGATCCGCGAGCGCTCGGACGAACCCGCCGAGGCCTGA
- a CDS encoding tRNA(Ile)(2)-agmatinylcytidine synthase, whose protein sequence is MTVIGLDDTDSRTRGMCSTYLATLVAEALAETGATVERRVLVRLNPAVEHKTRGNAALALHTDADPDTALSVASELVEQYAVGDDPRTSPGVVVADCDPAAVPDPVATFARDALREFHTLDDALALAAESGFETRGWGGGDDPASAGGDTDAVVGRGRIGALAAVGAWRAFDDWTYEQISYREFERCGTPREVDEASLFAAADAGYPTVWDTVDREEGAAVCVPHAPGPILHGIRGDDAEAVHRVAAAIESEPVERTATFVTNQGTDAHLRDGRLGALRDDRAYRVDATVVHAPETRRGGHVFLAVGDEASDPATTLDCVAFEPTKRFRDRVRALRVGDRLTVCGEVDDGTLKLEKFAVRDLVATELAVPTCPDCDRSMESAGAGQGYRCRDCGTNEAGKVSVAIDRDLDVGWYEVPPCARRHVAKPLVRGGFDAPTHPER, encoded by the coding sequence GTGACCGTCATCGGCCTCGACGACACCGACTCGCGGACCCGGGGGATGTGCAGCACGTACCTCGCGACGCTCGTCGCCGAGGCGCTCGCCGAGACCGGCGCGACGGTCGAACGACGCGTCCTCGTCCGACTCAACCCCGCCGTCGAGCACAAGACCCGCGGCAACGCCGCGCTCGCGCTCCACACCGACGCCGACCCGGACACCGCGCTGTCGGTCGCCTCGGAACTCGTCGAGCAGTACGCCGTCGGCGACGACCCACGGACCTCCCCCGGCGTCGTCGTCGCCGACTGCGACCCGGCTGCCGTGCCGGACCCTGTCGCGACGTTCGCCAGGGACGCACTCCGGGAGTTCCACACCCTCGACGACGCGCTCGCGCTTGCAGCCGAGTCGGGGTTCGAGACGCGGGGGTGGGGCGGTGGCGACGACCCAGCCTCCGCCGGGGGCGACACCGATGCCGTCGTCGGTCGGGGACGGATCGGAGCGCTCGCGGCGGTCGGCGCGTGGCGCGCGTTCGACGACTGGACGTACGAGCAGATCAGCTACCGCGAGTTCGAGCGGTGCGGCACGCCACGCGAGGTCGACGAGGCGAGTCTGTTCGCGGCCGCGGACGCCGGCTACCCGACCGTCTGGGACACGGTCGACCGCGAAGAGGGGGCCGCCGTCTGCGTGCCGCACGCGCCCGGGCCGATCCTCCACGGCATCCGCGGCGACGACGCCGAGGCGGTCCACCGGGTGGCGGCGGCAATCGAGAGCGAACCGGTCGAGCGGACGGCGACGTTCGTCACGAACCAGGGGACCGACGCCCATCTTCGGGACGGGCGCCTCGGCGCCCTCCGAGACGACCGCGCGTACCGCGTCGACGCGACCGTCGTCCACGCGCCCGAGACGCGCCGTGGCGGACACGTGTTCTTGGCCGTCGGCGACGAGGCGAGCGACCCGGCGACGACGCTGGACTGCGTCGCCTTCGAACCGACCAAGCGGTTCCGCGACCGCGTGCGCGCCCTCCGCGTCGGCGACCGACTCACCGTCTGCGGCGAGGTCGACGACGGCACCCTGAAACTGGAGAAGTTCGCCGTCCGCGACCTGGTAGCGACGGAACTCGCGGTCCCGACGTGTCCGGACTGCGACCGATCGATGGAGTCCGCCGGCGCGGGGCAGGGGTACCGCTGCCGCGACTGCGGGACGAACGAAGCCGGAAAAGTGTCGGTCGCGATCGATCGCGACCTCGACGTGGGCTGGTATGAGGTGCCGCCGTGTGCGCGGCGGCACGTGGCCAAGCCGCTCGTACGGGGCGGCTTCGACGCGCCGACCCACCCCGAGCGGTAG
- a CDS encoding NUDIX hydrolase, translating to MITVDGDYCPLCGTELDRRTVEGRTRRYCPTCDRVVWRNSKPVASVVVRDGDRVLLGRRDVDPHRGLWGVPGGNLEHDEHPATGAARELREETGVRVDPADLRLVRVDHVTTDRTSVVGVRFVVDRALTTGDPEARDETSAARFDTLAEFEADGGISPWNRDLLAAVVDGDADGDADAR from the coding sequence GTGATCACCGTCGACGGCGACTACTGTCCGCTGTGTGGCACCGAACTCGACCGGCGCACGGTCGAGGGTCGCACGCGGCGGTACTGCCCAACCTGCGACCGCGTCGTCTGGCGCAACAGCAAGCCCGTCGCGAGCGTCGTCGTCCGCGACGGCGACCGGGTCCTGCTGGGTCGCCGCGACGTGGACCCACACCGCGGGCTGTGGGGTGTGCCAGGCGGCAACCTCGAACACGACGAACACCCCGCAACCGGCGCCGCCCGTGAACTCCGCGAGGAGACGGGGGTCCGCGTCGACCCCGCCGACCTGCGACTTGTTCGTGTCGACCACGTGACGACCGACAGAACCTCCGTCGTCGGGGTCCGCTTCGTCGTCGACCGCGCGCTCACCACGGGCGACCCCGAGGCACGCGACGAGACGAGCGCCGCGCGGTTCGACACACTCGCGGAGTTCGAGGCCGACGGCGGCATCAGTCCGTGGAACCGCGACCTGCTCGCGGCGGTCGTCGACGGTGACGCCGACGGCGACGCAGACGCGAGGTGA
- a CDS encoding pyridoxal-phosphate dependent enzyme, with protein MTAPSLRCRDCGATYADRWRCACGHPLDYAERPLPDGPAPDPASVDTRDGLWSFDAFLPESPLVTLGEGMTPLVDAADWDAQFKLEYVFPTGSFKDRGATTTVSRAAALGVDTVVEDSSGNAGAAIATYAARAGIDAEIYVPASVKDAKLRAIRRAGATPVKTEGPRQATTDACVDAVTAGAGWYASHAWNPAFFAGTATFAYETALQRDWDAPDAVVLPLGHGTLFLGAYRGFRALEEAGWIDSLPRLYGAQAAGYAPIVEALHGADAAAGTNDVADGIQIPEPTRGHQIRDAIADTGGDAIALDEAAVETELAALHAAGFYTEPTCAIAPAALRVLRERGAIDADEDVVVPLTGSGLKT; from the coding sequence ATGACCGCTCCCTCGCTCCGCTGTCGCGACTGCGGTGCCACCTACGCCGACCGCTGGCGCTGTGCGTGCGGCCACCCGCTCGACTACGCCGAGCGCCCGCTCCCCGACGGCCCCGCGCCCGACCCCGCCAGCGTCGACACGCGCGACGGCCTCTGGTCGTTCGACGCGTTCCTCCCCGAGTCGCCGCTGGTGACGCTCGGCGAGGGGATGACGCCGCTCGTCGACGCCGCCGACTGGGACGCACAGTTCAAGCTGGAGTACGTGTTCCCCACGGGGTCGTTCAAGGACCGCGGGGCGACGACGACGGTCTCTCGGGCCGCCGCTCTCGGCGTCGACACCGTCGTCGAGGACTCCTCGGGCAACGCCGGCGCCGCCATCGCGACGTACGCCGCCCGCGCGGGCATCGACGCCGAAATCTACGTCCCCGCGTCGGTGAAAGACGCGAAACTGCGGGCGATCCGGCGCGCCGGCGCGACGCCGGTGAAGACCGAGGGGCCCCGACAGGCGACGACGGACGCGTGCGTCGACGCAGTGACCGCGGGCGCGGGCTGGTACGCCAGCCACGCGTGGAACCCCGCGTTCTTCGCCGGGACCGCGACGTTCGCCTACGAGACGGCGCTCCAGCGCGACTGGGACGCCCCGGACGCGGTCGTGCTCCCGCTCGGCCACGGGACGCTGTTCCTCGGCGCCTACCGCGGCTTCCGTGCGCTGGAGGAGGCCGGCTGGATCGACTCGCTCCCCCGCCTCTACGGCGCGCAGGCCGCCGGCTACGCACCCATCGTCGAGGCGCTCCACGGCGCGGACGCCGCCGCGGGCACCAACGACGTGGCCGACGGCATCCAGATCCCGGAACCGACGCGCGGCCACCAGATCCGCGACGCCATCGCCGACACCGGTGGCGACGCGATCGCGCTCGACGAAGCGGCCGTCGAGACCGAACTCGCCGCCCTCCACGCGGCGGGGTTCTACACCGAACCGACCTGCGCCATCGCGCCCGCCGCCCTGCGCGTCCTCCGTGAGCGAGGCGCTATCGACGCTGACGAGGACGTGGTCGTCCCACTGACCGGCAGCGGGCTGAAGACGTGA